From a single Pseudophryne corroboree isolate aPseCor3 chromosome 6, aPseCor3.hap2, whole genome shotgun sequence genomic region:
- the LOC134936167 gene encoding gastrula zinc finger protein XlCGF17.1-like, with product MKRKREKTLQCSECDLRFAAKTHLLIHQRIHTGEKPYLCSVCDIRFTRKSQLDIHQWSHTGEKPFKCSECSKCFSRKCSLVMHQMIHTGEKPFKCSECSKCYNRKEELVIHQMIHTGETPFKCSECSKCYTRKRQLVIHQWSHTGEKAFTCSECGKCFSHKSHLDSHQRSHTGEKPFKCSECSKCFSEKQQLAVHQRSHTGEKSFTCSECSKCFSQKYQRDRHQMIHTGEKPFTCSECSKRFISKQQLISHRRSHTREKPFTCSECGKCFSEKSNLVRHQRSHTGEKPFKCSECSKCYTLKENLVRHQKSHTGDKRLTCSECSKCFTKKKALITHMRSHSKGLNMASVS from the coding sequence ATGAAACGCAAAAGAGAGAAAACACTTCAGTGCTCGGAGTGTGACTTACGCTTTGCAGCTAAAACACATCTTCtcatacatcagaggattcacacaggagagaaaccatatctgtgctctgtgtgtgaCATACGCTTTACACGTAAATCACAGCTTGACATACATCagtggagtcacacaggagagaaaccatttaaatgttctgagtgtagcaagtgtttttcccggaaATGTAGTCTTGTTATGCATCagatgattcacacaggagagaaaccatttaaatgctctgaatgcagcaagtgttacaACAGAAAGgaagaacttgttatacatcagatgaTTCACACGGGAGAGACACCATTTAAATGCTCAGAATGCAGCAAGTGTTATACCAGAAAgcgacaacttgttatacatcagtggagtcacacaggagagaaagcaTTTACATGCTCTGAATGCGGCAAATGTTTTTCCCATAAGTCACATCTTGATagtcatcaaagaagtcacacaggagagaaaccatttaaatgctctgaatgtagcaaatgCTTTTCTGAGAAGCAACAACTTGctgtacatcagaggagtcacacaggagaaaaatcatttacatgctctgaatgcagtaagtgtttttcccagaagtacCAGCGTGATAGACACCagatgattcacacaggagagaaaccatttacatgctctgaatgcagcaagcGTTTTATCAGTAAGCAACAACTTATTAGCCATCGGAGAAGTCACAcaagagagaaaccatttacatgttctgaatgtgggaagtgTTTTTCGGAGAAGTCAAATCTTGTtcgacatcagaggagtcacacaggagagaagccatttaaatgttctgagtgCAGCAAGTGTTATACCCTTAAAGAGAATCTAGTTAGACATCAGAAGAGTCACACAGGAGATAAACGATTAACATGTTCTGAGTGCAGCAAATGTTTTACCAAGAAGAAAGCGCTTATTACTCACATGAGGAGTCACTCTAAGGGTTTGAATATGGCAAGTGTTTCATAA